In Nicotiana tabacum cultivar K326 chromosome 17, ASM71507v2, whole genome shotgun sequence, one DNA window encodes the following:
- the LOC107811648 gene encoding KH domain-containing protein At4g18375 — MAGRRDSYGKRSHSQSDYSENGGNKRRSTRNDKDPFSIGPDDTVYRYLCPIKKIGSIIGKGGEIVKQLRVDTKSKIRIGETVPDCDERVVTIYSSSEETNEFDGSEDRVCPSQDALFRVYDKIVNDDTMDEDSEEAPQVTVKLLVPSDQVGCIIGKGGQIVQDIRSETGAQIRILKDKHLPACALSSDELVQISGEVAVVRKALYEIATRLHNNPSRSQHMLASDAPNVYSSSSSLIAPAGGAPIVGIAPLVGPYGGYKGESGDWSRSFYSAPRDESSSKEFSLRLVCPSANIGGVIGKGGVIINQIRQESGAVIKVNSSNTEGDNCVISISAKEFFEDTYSPTIEAALRLQPRCREEVERDSGLISYTTRLLVPASRIGCLIGKGGSIINEMRKITKANIRILSKEDLPKVAAEDEEMVQISGDLDVAKDALVQVTSRLRANLFEKEGPMSAFVPVLPYLPMSTDSDTLKYENRDTRRHAREHSYSTGYGGASDLPHADGFGSYGTLQSSSSIGYGAYEGYSPAYPKEGYSPAYPKEGYSHGRSSGSGSSRQNSASRRKSYGY; from the exons aTGGCTGGTCGACGGGATAGCTATGGGAAGCGGTCTCATTCTCAGTCAGACTATAGTGAAAATGGGGGAAATAAAAGGAGAAGTACTAGAAACGATAAGGATCCTTTCTCTATTGGCCCGGATGATACAGTATACCGTTACTTGTGCCCAATAAAGAAGATTGGCAGTATCATAGGTAAAGGAGGGGAAATTGTTAAACAATTAAGGGTGGACACTAAATCAAAAATCAGAATTGGAGAGACAGTACCTGACTGTGATGAACGCGTTGTCACCATCTACAGTTCAAGTGAAGAAACAAATGAGTTTGATGGTTCTGAAGATCGTGTTTGTCCATCTCAGGATGCCCTTTTCAGAGTATATGATAAAATTGTTAATGATGACACTATGGACGAGGACTCTGAGGAAGCACCACAGGTTACTGTTAAGCTTCTAGTACCTTCAGATCAGGTTGGATGTATTATCGGGAAAGGGGGACAGATAGTTCAGGACATTCGAAGTGAAACTGGTGCGCAGATTCGTATTTTGAAAGATAAGCATTTGCCTGCATGCGCATTGAGCTCAGATGAACTTGTGCAG ATATCTGGTGAAGTTGCTGTAGTGAGGAAGGCTCTCTATGAAATTGCAACTCGTCTTCACAATAATCCATCCCGTTCTCAACACATGCTAGCCTCCGATGCACCAAACGTTTACTCATCGAGCAGTTCACTTATAGCTCCTGCTGGTGGTGCTCCAATAGTGGGAATAGCTCCACTAGTGGGGCCGTATGGGGGTTACAAAGGGGAGAGTGGTGACTGGTCGAGGTCTTTCTACTCAGCTCCAAGGGATGAATCATCTTCAAAGGAATTTTCTCTTCGTTTAGTGTGTCCATCTGCAAATATCGGGGGTGTTATTGGCAAAGGTGGTGTCATAATAAACCAAATTAGACAAGAATCTGGTGCAGTGATCAAGGTTAATAGTTCTAATACTGAAGGCGACAATTGTGTGATTTCTATTTCTGCAAAAGAG TTTTTTGAGGACACATATTCTCCCACAATTGAAGCAGCATTGCGCTTGCAACCAAGGTGCCGTGAGGAAGTGGAACGGGATTCAGGTCTTATATCATACACCACAAGGTTGCTGGTTCCAGCATCTCGAATTGGCTGTCTTATTGGGAAAGGAGGATCCATAATTAATGAGATGAGGAAAATCACGAAAGCTAATATTCGTATTCTCTCGAAGGAAGACCTTCCGAAGGTTGCAGCTGAAGATGAGGAGATGGTACAG ATATCAGGAGATCTTGACGTGGCAAAGGATGCACTCGTACAAGTAACTTCACGTTTAAGGGCAAATCTTTTTGAAAAAGAGGGGCCCATGTCTGCCTTTGTGCCAGTTCTTCCCTACCTCCCCATGTCAACGGATTCAGATACCTTGAAATATGAAAACAGAGATACTAGGAGACATGCACGTGAACATTCCTACTCAACTGGGTATGGTGGTGCTAGTGATCTTCCACATGCTGATGGTTTTGGAAGTTATGGTACTCTCCAG AGTAGTAGTAGTATAGGGTATGGGGCATATGAAGGATATTCCCCTGCTTATCCAAAAGAAGGATATTCCCCTGCTTATCCAAAAGAAGGATATTCCCATGGGCGTTCCAGTGGATCTGG GTCATCAAGGCAAAACTCTGCCTCCCGGAGAAAAAGTTATGGTTATTAG
- the LOC142171898 gene encoding uncharacterized protein LOC142171898: MDEAKGGLFFLYGYGETGKTSIWKTLSSGIRSRGDIVLTIESSGIVSLLLLGGRTTHLRFAIPLNPIEDSTCNIKQGSPLEKLIVKAKLIIGDEAPMMHTYCFEALDQTIRDILRFKDTSSLDRPFEASGVLNHSITLKVGVLVTLLRNITSRLCNGTRLIITRLENRVIEAKILSSNMAGEKVVIIIMTLTPSDARIPFKFQR; this comes from the exons ATGGATGAAGCCAAAGGTGGATTGTTCTTTTTATATGGTTATGGAGAGACTGGTAAGACATCTATTTGGAAGACTCTATCTTCGGGTATACGATCTCGAGGAGATATTGTGTTAACTATTGAATCAAGTGGGATTGTATCTCTTTTGTTACTGGGAGGTCGAACAACGCATTTGAGATTTGCAATTCCTCTCAATCCAATTGAAGATTCAACATGCAATATAAAGCAAGGTAGTCCTCTAGAAAAATTGATCGTTAAGGCAAAGTTGATTATTGGGGACGAGGCACCGATGATGCATACATACTGTTTTGAAGCTCTTGATCAAACTATTAGAGATATTCTTAGATTTAAAGACACATCCAGTCTAGATCGACCATTTGAAG CTTCTGGAGTTCTAAATCACTCTATTACTCTAAAGGTTGGTGTTCTTGTGACATTACTGAGAAATATAACATCGAGATTATGCAACGGTACAAGGTTGATCATCACAAGACTTGAAAATCGGGTTATTGAAGCCAAGATTTTATCAAGTAATATGGCCGGAGAAAAAGTGGTTATTATAATAATGACGTTGACTCCATCTGATGCGAGAATACCTTTTAAGTTCCAGCGATGA